Sequence from the Pirellulales bacterium genome:
TTTTGCGTTCGGGAAGGCTTGGCGGAAGCGTCGTTCTACGCCTGGCGGCGCACCCTCCGGAAGCGGGGCGTCGACAGGCCGAGCTCAGGGGGGCCGCGGGGAGCGGAGCTGGTTCCCGTGGAGGTGATCGAGGCGAACGACCGGGGCGACGAGGAGGGCTCGGCTCCATGTCTCATGGAGGTCGCGACGCCCGGCGGGTTCACGCTCCGGTTTCCGGCGGACGTCCCGCCGCGGCAATTGGCCGCGGCGCTCGCGGCGATTGTCGGAGACGCCGCATGCTGAATCTGGCGGCCGGTACGCGGATTTTCGTCGCCCGGGGCGCAACCGACATGCGGAAGGGCTTCGACGGCCTCCAGGGCCTGATCACGAGCGCGCTCGCGCAAGACCCGCTCTCCGGTCACCTGTTCCTGTTCGTCAATCGCCGTCGCGACAAGCTGAAGATCCTGTACTGGGACGGGGACGGCTTGGCGATCTGGTACAAGCGGCTCGAACAAGGGACGTTTCAAGTGCCGACGCTCGCCGACGACCGGCCGTCGGTCGAGATGCGCAGCGACGAGCTCACGATGCTGCTGCGGGGCGTCGATCTGGCCAGCGTCCGGCGGCGCAAGCGCTATTCGCTCACGGGGTGAGCAACCGCCGTTGCGTTCTTGATCTGGCGAGCTATAACGATCGCCATGAACGCTGCGCAGCTGCAACGTGAAAACGCCCGCTTGACAGAGCAGCTCGCGCGATCGACCAGCCGACTTCAAGAAGTCGCAGCGCAACACGCGGCGACCGCCGAGCAGTTCGCTGCGCAACTCGCCGCGAGAGATCGGCAGGTCGCCGCGCTGGAGCATCAACTCAAGCTGCTGTTGGTGCGGATTCGCGGCTCGCGGCAGGAACGGATCGACCCCGCTCAGCTCTTGCTTTTTTCCCGCGAAGAGCTGCAGGAGATCGCCGCCCAGCTCGACCAGCCGGCCGAGCAGTTTGTGGAAGACGACGCGGCTGCGTCCCGGCGTCGCAAGACGTCGCCGGGACGCGTCGGCCCGCTGCCTGCGCATCTTCCGCGGGAGATTGTCCGGCACGAACTGAGCCCGACGGAGCGAACCTGCCCCGGCTGCGGCGAACAGCGGCAAGTGATCGGAGTCGAGACGAGCGAGCAGCTGGAACTCGTCCCGGCCCGCCTCAAGGCGATCCAGCACGACCGGGTGAAGTACGCGTGTCGCCGCTGCGAAGGACACGTCGCGATCGCCGCCAAGCCCCCCCAGCCGATTGACAAGGGCCTGCCGGCCCCCGGCCTCTGCGCCCACACGGTCCTCAGCAAGTTCGGCGACCACCAGCCGCTCTACCGGCAGGAAGACGTTCATTCGCGGCTCGGCAAGACGATCCGCCGGACCACGCTCTGCGGCTGGCAGGCGGCGCTGGCCGAGTTGGCGCAGCCGCTGGCGCTGCGGATGAAGCAACTGGTCCTTCAGTCGCAGGTCATTCACACCGACGACACGTCGGTGAAGATGCTCCAGCCGGGCCGCGGGATCACGAAGACCTGCAAGTTCTGGCCGTACCTGGGGGACTGGCTCCATCCGTACGCGGCGTACGATTTTACCCAAACCCGCGAGCGGGACGGCCCGCGGACGTTTTTGGCGGGGTTTCGGGGCTACCTGCAAGCGGACGCTTATGCGGGCTACGATTGCCTCTACGCCGGCGAGGGGGTGAAAGAAGTCGCTTGCTGGGTCCATGCGCGGCGGTACTGGCATCAGGCCCTCGACAACGATCCGCTGCGGGCGAACGTCGCGCTGGGGTTCATCGCCCGGTTGTCGCAGATCGAAAAGCAGTTGCGCAGGGCGTACCCCGAGCAGAACCGGCAGGGCGCGCGGGACTTCGCGGCAGTGAAAGCGGGCCGACAGGCGCACGCGGCGCCGATCCTTCAGGAGTTCAGAGCGTGGCTCGATCGCGAGGACGCCGGGGGACGACTTCTGCCCAAGAGCCCGATCCGCGCGGCGTTCACCTACGCGCTCAATCAATGGGACGCGCTGACGCGCTGCGTCGACGAGGGGTATCTGTCGTTCGACAATAACCTGGCCGAGAGACTGGTGAAAATCCCGGCGATCGGGCGGAAGAACTTTCTCTTCGTCGGCAGCCAGCGCGGCGGGCAAGGCGCGGCGACGCTGTACTCGCTCGTGAGCAGCGCGAAGGCCAACGGCGCGGAGCCGTTCGCCTGGCTGCGAGACGTGTTCGCGCAGCTGCCGTCTCGTCGCAGCGGCGAGGCGTTCGCGCAGTCCGCCGCGGGCGCGCCGGTGACCAGCGACGAGTTGGACGACCTGCTGCCCGACCGGTGGCTGCAGGCGAACCCCCAATCCGTCTGGACGATTGACGACATCCGCCGCCAGGAGCGCCGGCGCTATGAGTGACTTGACCGAGAAGATGCAACTCTTGCCGGAAGAGCGCGCGTTGATCTTGAAGCACGGCCATCCGTTCGAGCGGCTGGAGAAGGCGCTCCGCCGGTGGGCGCAGAGTCCGGAGGTCAAGCGGATCTCGATGAGCCGGCGGGAGCTTGAGATGCTGATCGGCGAGTTGTCGCGCTCCTTCAACCACGGCGAACTGGGGGCCGACGAAGAGGCCGTGCTAGCCCTTTGCGATCGCCTGGAGGACGCCGAACGAACGGGCGACGGCGACCTGGACCCGCTCGCCTGGTAGACCATCTCACGTTCGGTGCACACCCAATCGCGACGGCGCAGGATTCCGGTGTAGTTCACCGAACGCTCACCTCACAACTACGGGGAGTTCTCCCCCGTCATGGACAGCGAGGATACAAGAACCGCGAAGTTGACATGTCTTTTATCCGCAATTTGACTTGCTCACCTGTCCCGCATAAACTCGGACCTGACTCTTCTCTTGCGATTTCCGCAGCTGCTCTCTTGTCGGATTCTCGTCATGATGACGTCGCGTGAACGCGTACTGGCGGCCTTGCGCCATGAGGAGCCCGATCGCGTGCCGATCGATCTGGGGTCGCACGCCTCCAGCACGATCGCCGTGCTGGCGTACATGAAACTCCGCGCCCGACTGGGCTTGGCCCAGAACGAACTCCCCCGGATGTATAACACCTGGGGACAGTATTGCGACGTCCAGGACCCGATCCTCGACCGCCTGGGTTGCGACGTCGTGCCGCTCCATCGGTCAGTGTCGTCGTTCTCGATCCATAACGACGGGGCCTGGAAGGAATGGACCCTCGTCGACGGCGGCAAATGCCTCGTCCCCCATGACTTTTGCCCTACACGGAACGACGACGGCGATTGGGAGTGGTACGAAGACGGTCGGATGATCGCCCGGATGCCGGCCGAGGGGCTTCATGGCTTCACGCTGTTCTGGGCCCCGATGCAGGGGGAGCCTACGCGTGAGAAGATCGACGCCCTGCTGGCCAGCGAGAACAACAACTTCATCAGCCGAATCAAGACTTCGGACCGCGAGATCAAGTTCCTCGAAGCGGAAGCGAATCGTCTCCGCGCAGCAGGCAACACCCGCGCCGTGCTGTTCCAGCACGGTGGAACGATCCTCGAGAACTCGCAGGGGATTTTCGGCTGGGACGAGATCTTCGTCCGCTGCCTGACCGATCCCGAACTGGTCCACTACTTCCACGGCGTGCTGACGGAACTGCACCTCGACACGTTGCGTCGGACGCTCGACGCGGCAGGGGACGTGATCGACGTCATCCAGTTCGGCGACGATCTGGGGATGCAGGGGGCGCCGCTGTTGGATCCCGAAATGTACCGCGAAGTGTTCCTCCCGTACCACCGGCGGATGTTCACGTTCGTCCGGGAAAACTACCCTCATATTTTCGTGATGCTCCACTGCGACGGGGCGGTATACGAGCTCCTTCCTGATCTAATCGACGCGGGAATGCAGGTGTTCAACCCGCTGCAGACCGACTGCGCGGGGATGGACCCGGCGAAGATCAAAAGGGAGTTCGGCAAACAGATCTCGTTCTGGGGAGGCGGGTGCGACACGCACGCCACGCTGGCTTTCGGCACGCCCTCGCAGATTCGCGAGGATGTCCGCCGCCGAATGCAAATCCTCGCCCCCGGCGGCGGTTTCGTGTTCAACCAGATTCACAACGTCCTGGGGGACATCAGCCCCGAGAACGTGCTGGCGATGATTGACGCGGCCCACGAATTCGGACGTTACCCCATCGTGCCAGAAGCCCCGCTCGATGAATTGGAAGCCAAGTACGCCGGTTACTGGACGGAACCGTTCAAGTCCCTCAAGCAGGAAGGCGTGGCCTGAGAGGTTCCGCGCAGCGGCGCCGATCGTGCGATCCTCGCCCGTCGCCGCGCGCCGACGCTTTGCTAGCCCGCGGTTCCATTGGAGTCACCTCGTCATGTCCACCACCGGCGTCGACGTCAGTCGCGATTTCATCGCCGAGGTGCTTCTGCCGCGGCTCGCGGACTCACTCTCCGGCGAGGTCGATCGGCTCGCCGTGGCGATTGTCGGCACGGGGTCGGACGTCATCGGACTGGACGATGAAATCAGCCAAGACCATCACTGGGGACCGCGGGCGAACGTCATGTACTCCCGTGCGGACGCCGCGCGGTTGGGTCCCGCGGTCCGACAGGTCCTCGCCGAGCGAATCCCCCGTCATTACGCCGGGTACGAAGTCCATGTCGGGATCGGCAACTTGACGGGTGTCTGCTGTGCGGCGATCGAGGATTTCTTCGCCCGGTTCCTGGGGACCGATCGGCTCCCCGAGCGCGATCTCGACTGGCTGGCGTACTGCGAGGTCGATCTGTTCCACGTCACGGCCGGCGAGATCGTTCACGACGGCCTCGGCGAACTGACTCGCCGTCGCGAGGCGCTTGCTTACTACCCGGACGACGTCTGGAAGAAACGGATCGCCGACTGGTGCATGTACGTCACGGGGCGCGACGCGCCGTACAACTTGTACCGCGTCTCGAAGCGGGGAGACGAACTGACCTGCTCGATCTACTTCGGACTGTGTTTGAAACGACTCATGGAGCTCTGTTTCGCGTTGAATCGCCGATACGCCCCGTATACGAAGTGGCTCAATCGCACGTTCCGCGTGCTGCCGGAGTGCGCCGACGAGTTGGCGGGGTTCATCGACGAGGCCGTGGTTGCGTCGACGTGGCGCAAGCGGGTCGACCTGCTGATCGAAGCGAACTACGTGATCGCCGACGCGCTGGGCGAGATGGGACTCGCCGATCGGCCGAACCGGCGAGAGTTCGACGAGGGGCTCACCGATCTGACGCTCTACGATTCCGCGGCGCAAATCTATCGCACGCTGCCGCCGGAGTTGTTCGCTCCCAGCTTCAATCAGATCGAGCTGTGGGAGAAAATGGCCCGCGAGGTGCTCTTTGACGCCAACGACTATCTGCGGAACTGCCGTGACTAATCCGGTCGCCCTCGCCCAGCAGGCGCTTGCCGCCGGTCGTCCTGCGGAGGCCGATCGGCTGGCGTCGGACCTCGAGACGGCCGCGTTCGAGCGACGCGACGGCCGGGCGCTGAGGGAGGTCTGGCCGATCTTGGCACAGGCGCGCCGCGAGCGCCGGGTCCGAGCGGCGGCGGGGCGGATCGACCTTCACACCCACACGACGGCCTCCGACGGCGAATTCACCGTCGAGCAGTCGCTGTGCGACCATTTCGTCCGTGGGCAGATCCTCGTCAACGATCACAACATTATCGATTCGCTCGCCCCGGCCCGGCGGATGGTGCGGGAGCGCGACCTGGAACTCGACGTGTTCCTCGGCATCGAGGCGATCTGCACGCACCAGCGGCGGGCGTTCGAGTTCCAAGCGATCGCGCCGACGTTGTCCGACCAGTTCGTCTCGCTGTGCGCGGAGCACCGCCGCAACTGGAACCGGGCCTGCGAGCTGTTCGTCGCCGACTTGGTCGCTCGCGACGATCTGTTCGTCGACCCGCTGTGGCGGTTGATCGCCGCAGATCACGAAGTCGGCGGCAGCTTCGCCCCGGTCCTCGAACGATATGAGCAGATGCGCGCGCTGATCGGCGCTGACGCCGACGCGTACGAAACATATCTCCGCTGCAATCAAACGTTCGACATGGGCAACCTGTGGCGGCGCTGGCGACTCGCCCGCGACGGCGATCCGCCGATGCTCAGTCACCGCTTCTTCGGCTCGATGCGGTGCTACGCAATGAATGCCTACCGCGACGAGCTGGGGGACTGGTTCGACTACGAACGGCTCGCCGACCGGTTTCACGCCGCGGGGTGCTTCGTGAGCCACAATCATCCCAACTACTGGGACGAGGACTTCATCGGCGAGTTGTCGTACGAACTGCAGGAAGCGTGGATCCGCGACTGGGCCGCCTGCGGGGTCATCGACGGGCTGGAGGTTTGGAGCCCGCCGTTCGCATCAAAACGGGTGCCGCACTATTGGGAACGAGTTTGCCGCGAGCTGGCCCTCGTGCCGCTCGCCGGGACCGACTGTCACAGCGGGCGCGAGGAGCAACTTGGCGGCCACGTCGACAATCACCCAGAGATTCCGCCGCTGATTTACGCCAAGCTCGCCGCCCCGGCGATCGATCGAGCTCGGTGCGAAAGGTGCGGCTGGCCGGCATACGCCGCGTGGCGACAGGTGCTGGCGATCGACTACGCCAATGACGAGGCGCTCGAGTGCTGCGGCGAAGTCGCCCGCGGGTTGGAGCGCTGACGAATCGAAATCCGGCGCGCCGCGAACGAGGCGAAGGAGCGTTGCTTTTGCTCCGAGTTCGTTTCAGGAAGTCTGCAAACCAGCGAGTGATACGCGGATTCGGCGCCCGACCCAGGCAGAGCAGATTCAGAATGATCGGGCATGTGCGTCCTGCGCGGACTCGGATGGAAAGCGTCCACGTCGAACGGGAGAGACGACGATGATCCGAACGGCGACTCGCAATCGGACCTTGTACAGGGTCGCGGCCATCACTTTGTGGCTCGCGCCCGCGCAGGCTGCTGCCCACAATTTGCCAATCAGCCGGCTGACGTTGGTCGCGGACGACGACTATCTCCACGCCGAGATCGTGCTGAATGCCGAGGAGTTGACATTTCTCGTCGCGTGGGACGAGGACCGCGACGGGCGCCTTGCGCCCGCCGAACTTGCCGCTCACGGCGACGCGGCCGCGGCGAGCGTCTTCGGCCGGCTGCGGTTGAAAGCGTCGGGCCGAACTGCGGTTCCCCAATCGTGCGGCCTCGTCCCGGGGGGAGACGGCCACCACTTGGTCTTCCGCGCCCACTACGCCGGGGACTTCACGCGAGCGCCGCTGATCGTCGAGTCGCGATTGACGACGCTCACGCGCGGGGCTCACTCGACGCAGGTCGTCTTCCAAGCCCCAGGGATGCGCGAGACGGCGGTGCTTGACGCGCGATCCGTCCGGGCGACGTTCAACGCGG
This genomic interval carries:
- the tnpB gene encoding IS66 family insertion sequence element accessory protein TnpB; translated protein: MLNLAAGTRIFVARGATDMRKGFDGLQGLITSALAQDPLSGHLFLFVNRRRDKLKILYWDGDGLAIWYKRLEQGTFQVPTLADDRPSVEMRSDELTMLLRGVDLASVRRRKRYSLTG
- a CDS encoding IS66 family transposase, with protein sequence MNAAQLQRENARLTEQLARSTSRLQEVAAQHAATAEQFAAQLAARDRQVAALEHQLKLLLVRIRGSRQERIDPAQLLLFSREELQEIAAQLDQPAEQFVEDDAAASRRRKTSPGRVGPLPAHLPREIVRHELSPTERTCPGCGEQRQVIGVETSEQLELVPARLKAIQHDRVKYACRRCEGHVAIAAKPPQPIDKGLPAPGLCAHTVLSKFGDHQPLYRQEDVHSRLGKTIRRTTLCGWQAALAELAQPLALRMKQLVLQSQVIHTDDTSVKMLQPGRGITKTCKFWPYLGDWLHPYAAYDFTQTRERDGPRTFLAGFRGYLQADAYAGYDCLYAGEGVKEVACWVHARRYWHQALDNDPLRANVALGFIARLSQIEKQLRRAYPEQNRQGARDFAAVKAGRQAHAAPILQEFRAWLDREDAGGRLLPKSPIRAAFTYALNQWDALTRCVDEGYLSFDNNLAERLVKIPAIGRKNFLFVGSQRGGQGAATLYSLVSSAKANGAEPFAWLRDVFAQLPSRRSGEAFAQSAAGAPVTSDELDDLLPDRWLQANPQSVWTIDDIRRQERRRYE
- a CDS encoding DUF4037 domain-containing protein, producing MSTTGVDVSRDFIAEVLLPRLADSLSGEVDRLAVAIVGTGSDVIGLDDEISQDHHWGPRANVMYSRADAARLGPAVRQVLAERIPRHYAGYEVHVGIGNLTGVCCAAIEDFFARFLGTDRLPERDLDWLAYCEVDLFHVTAGEIVHDGLGELTRRREALAYYPDDVWKKRIADWCMYVTGRDAPYNLYRVSKRGDELTCSIYFGLCLKRLMELCFALNRRYAPYTKWLNRTFRVLPECADELAGFIDEAVVASTWRKRVDLLIEANYVIADALGEMGLADRPNRREFDEGLTDLTLYDSAAQIYRTLPPELFAPSFNQIELWEKMAREVLFDANDYLRNCRD